Proteins encoded by one window of Glycine soja cultivar W05 chromosome 15, ASM419377v2, whole genome shotgun sequence:
- the LOC114385830 gene encoding uncharacterized methyltransferase At2g41040, chloroplastic-like translates to MAKSVVANPPFLRPLHQLEFLRCPRLSSKSQFHPRRFRSQPQSIIRAISAVAAESELGTQQDQAIEADIFACPVCYEPLIRKGPSGLNLPAIYRSGFMCKRCKKSYSSKDRYLDLTVTAGLRDYTEIQPARTELFRSPLVSFLYERGWRQNFRQSGFPGPDEEFKMAQEYFESAKGGLIVDVSCGSGLFSRKFAKSGAYSGVIALDFSENMLRQCYEFIKKDDTLSTTNIALVRADVSRLPFPSGSVDAVHAGAALHCWPSPSNAVAEITRVLKSGGVFVGSTFLRYSSLTPWFLRPFRERIPQGYGYLTEEEIKDLCTSCGLTNYSSKIQQAFIMFTAQKP, encoded by the exons ATGGCCAAGTCTGTTGTTGCTAATCCTCCTTTCCTTCGTCCTCTGCATCAACTAGAATTTCTGAGATGCCCTCGCCTTTCTTCTAAATCTCAGTTTCACCCTCGCCGCTTCCGCTCTCAACCCCAAAGCATCATTCGTGCTATATCCGCAGTTGCCGCAGAATCG gAGTTAGGTACACAGCAGGATCAAGCAATTGAAGCAGACATCTTCGCTTGCCCTGTATGTTATGAACCATTGATAAGAAAAGGTCCTTCTGGCCTTAACTT ACCAGCAATCTACAGGTCTGGTTTCATGTGTAAGAGATGTAAGAAGTCATATTCTAGCAAAGACAGGTATCTGGATCTAACTGTAACTGCTGGATTGAGAGACTACACTGAAATTCAACCTGCTCGGACTGAGCTTTTCAG GAGTCCCCTGGTTTCATTCTTATATGAAAGAGGTTGGCGTCAGAATTTCAGGCAAAGTGGCTTTCCTGGTCCCGATGAAGAG TTCAAAATGGCTCAAGAGTACTTTGAATCTGCTAAAGGTGGACTAATTGTTGATGTTAGCTGTGGTAGTGGTTTATTTTCCCGGAAATTCGCCAAATCTGGAGCATATTCTGGAGTCATAGCACTAGATTTTTCTGAGAATATGCTTCGGCAATGTTATGAATTCATTAAGAAAGATGACACACTTTCAACCAC TAATATTGCTCTTGTAAGGGCAGATGTTTCTAGACTTCCGTTCCCATCAGGTTCAGTTGATGCTGTTCATGCTGGTGCAGCTTTGCATTGCTGGCCGTCTCCCTCCAATGCT GTAGCTGAAATCACCCGGGTACTAAAAAGTGGTGGAGTATTTGTTGGAAGCACTTTTCTGCGTTATAGTTCATTAACTCCCTGGTTTTTACGCCCTTTCAGAGAG AGGATTCCACAAGGTTATGGCTATCTAACAGAGGAAGAGATCAAAGACCTTTGCACCTCATGTGGTCTTACCAATTACTCAAGCAAAATTCAGCAGGCTTTTATTATGTTCACAGCTCAGAAGCCGTAA